One part of the Paraglaciecola sp. L3A3 genome encodes these proteins:
- a CDS encoding SEC-C metal-binding domain-containing protein, with protein MNELSNTPSSEKSEGSCCSKSNCFAPQTPVRRKLAKVGRNDLCPCNSGLKFKKCCGINV; from the coding sequence ATGAACGAATTGAGTAATACCCCATCCAGTGAAAAATCAGAAGGTAGCTGTTGCAGCAAATCAAATTGCTTTGCACCTCAAACGCCCGTAAGGCGTAAATTGGCCAAGGTTGGGCGTAATGATCTGTGTCCTTGCAATAGTGGTCTAAAATTTAAAAAATGTTGCGGGATAAATGTATAG
- a CDS encoding GFA family protein translates to MISAKASCLCGAVKITAKDVNPKFTVCHCVTCREWGGSAFFAVECGTSIEIEGEDKVKMYASSSWATRGFCSDCGTHLFFKFSESGDYNMSVGIFKNLSDLEMDLQYYSDQRPDYYCFSNKTKELSKAEIMDSLGL, encoded by the coding sequence ATGATAAGTGCTAAAGCTAGCTGCCTATGTGGTGCAGTTAAAATTACAGCTAAAGATGTTAACCCTAAATTTACTGTATGCCACTGTGTTACTTGTCGAGAATGGGGTGGCTCGGCATTTTTTGCTGTTGAATGCGGCACAAGTATCGAGATAGAGGGAGAAGATAAAGTAAAAATGTATGCTTCTTCGTCTTGGGCTACCCGCGGATTTTGCAGTGACTGTGGCACCCACTTATTTTTTAAATTTAGTGAAAGTGGCGATTACAATATGTCTGTAGGTATATTTAAAAACTTATCAGATTTGGAAATGGATCTGCAATATTATAGCGACCAACGTCCTGATTATTATTGTTTTTCGAATAAAACTAAAGAGTTAAGTAAGGCAGAAATTATGGATTCTTTGGGTCTGTAG
- a CDS encoding VOC family protein, protein MIGYVTLGTADLEKSSAFYDALLGTIGAKRFMEEAGYFIAWAKSPEEPSIAVSIPFNKEPATVGNGTMVAVYLETPEQVKDFYNKALELGGTCEGKPGFRPEGAEFGFYGAYFRDLDGNKLNGFCMVQGANK, encoded by the coding sequence ATGATTGGTTATGTAACCTTAGGTACCGCAGACTTAGAAAAATCGAGCGCATTTTATGATGCATTACTTGGCACTATAGGTGCGAAACGGTTTATGGAAGAGGCGGGTTATTTTATTGCTTGGGCAAAATCACCTGAGGAACCTTCTATTGCTGTGTCTATTCCTTTTAATAAAGAGCCAGCCACTGTAGGCAATGGCACTATGGTCGCTGTTTATTTAGAAACCCCTGAGCAAGTCAAAGATTTTTATAATAAGGCCTTAGAGCTAGGCGGTACCTGTGAAGGTAAACCTGGATTTAGACCTGAAGGAGCAGAGTTTGGTTTTTATGGCGCATATTTTAGAGACTTAGACGGCAATAAGCTTAATGGGTTTTGTATGGTACAAGGTGCTAATAAGTAG
- a CDS encoding YafY family protein: protein MHRAERLNDIVHYLRRMHRAVTADTLAEAFEVSTRTIYRDIQNLLDSGVPINGEAGVGYVIDKSYHLPPIMFDADELEAIALGIGMVSNWTDELFAVKAQNAYKKIQATLPAPLLHELHQISTFSAPSHYKIPWEVSFTQVRECIRRKQKIQFNYLDLQDQTSQRTIWPLALISFSPVWLLAGWCELRQSFRNFRLDRITEFTVSDNRYPNEKDKNLQAYLAQIKHE from the coding sequence ATGCATAGAGCTGAGCGGTTAAACGACATAGTACATTATTTACGCAGAATGCACCGAGCAGTAACGGCAGACACCTTAGCCGAAGCTTTTGAAGTATCTACGCGCACCATTTATCGTGATATCCAAAATCTACTAGACTCAGGTGTACCCATTAATGGCGAGGCTGGGGTAGGGTATGTGATAGATAAAAGTTACCACTTACCGCCTATCATGTTTGATGCAGATGAATTAGAAGCCATAGCCTTAGGTATTGGCATGGTAAGCAACTGGACAGACGAACTCTTCGCAGTCAAAGCACAAAATGCCTATAAAAAAATTCAAGCGACCTTGCCGGCACCATTACTTCACGAATTACATCAAATCAGTACCTTTTCGGCTCCGAGCCATTATAAAATACCTTGGGAAGTCAGCTTTACCCAAGTCAGAGAATGTATTCGCAGAAAACAAAAAATTCAGTTCAATTACCTAGACTTACAAGACCAAACCAGCCAACGCACTATTTGGCCCCTAGCCCTGATTTCATTTAGCCCTGTATGGTTATTAGCCGGCTGGTGCGAATTACGCCAATCATTCCGCAACTTCCGCCTAGACCGGATAACCGAATTCACCGTCTCAGATAACCGCTACCCCAATGAAAAAGACAAAAACCTGCAAGCCTATTTGGCACAGATTAAACATGAATAA